The Arachis hypogaea cultivar Tifrunner chromosome 19, arahy.Tifrunner.gnm2.J5K5, whole genome shotgun sequence genome has a window encoding:
- the LOC112779869 gene encoding uncharacterized protein, with protein MASLDPEIAKTQEERKTEQQLASLTSLTFDTDLYGGSDKGSYLTSIPASEDEENIDAMDNEVARKLASFTAPKSLLKEMPGGDDSDTGLGFRKLQKITDRENEYQQRRLKAIAKKKKEEEEAAKAAPPHACFRRVYHLLLALFICREK; from the coding sequence ATGGCGTCTTTGGATCCAGAGATTGCAAAGACGCAGGAAGAGCGCAAGACGGAGCAACAACTCGCATCCCTCACTTCTCTCACCTTCGACACTGACCTCTATGGCGGTTCCGACAAGGGCTCCTACCTCACCTCAATCCCTGCCAGTGAAGATGAAGAGAATATCGATGCCATGGATAACGAGGTTGCTCGCAAGCTTGCCTCCTTTACTGCCCCCAAATCTCTGCTCAAGGAGATGCCCGGTGGTGATGACAGCGACACCGGATTGGGGTTCAGGAAGCTGCAGAAGATTACCGACAGGGAGAATGAGTACCAGCAAAGGAGGCTCAAGGCCATTgctaagaagaagaaggaagaggaggaggctGCTAAGGCGGCGCCACCACATGCTTGTTTTAGGAGGGTTTATCACTTGTTGCTTGCCTTATTCATTTGTAGAGAAAAATAG
- the LOC112777944 gene encoding uncharacterized protein: MDGNYDFNDKSLDDLAEKIVFNDSDDFDGINPTLSEVDPYYQQKVNAVGNKGLSPLQKCTTAMSMLAYGVSADVVDDCTQIGESTAIECLEKFVEDVISAFECEFFCTSNSNDVQCFLKIGENRGFPNMKGNIDCMHWKWKDYPKVWKCMFLSDYCGVPTIVLETDVSSSDL; encoded by the exons ATGGATGGGAACTATGATTTCAATGACAAGTCTTTGGATGACTTGGCTGAGAAAATTGTGTTCAATGACTCAGATGACTTTGATGGCATAAATCCGA CCCTTTCTGAGGTAGATCCATATTACCAGCAAAAAGTCAATGCCGTAGGAAATAAAGGCTTATCTCCATTACAAAAATGCACAACTGCCATGAGTATGTTAGCATATGGAGTTTCGGCTGACGTTGTTGATGATTGCACACAAATAGGTGAAAGCACTGCAATTGAGTGCTTGGAAAAGTTTGTTGAAGATGTAATTTCAGCTTTTGAGTGTGAATTCTTCTGTACCTCAAATTCGAATGATGTACAATGCTTTCTAAAGATAGGAGAGAACCGTGGCTTTCCCAACATGAAGGGAAATATTGACTGCATGCATTGGAAGTGGAAAGATTATCCAAAAGTTTGGAAATGTATGTTCTTAAGTGATTACTGTGGGGTTCCCACTATTGTACTTGAAACTGATGTTTCTTCTTCTGACCTTTGA